A DNA window from Branchiostoma lanceolatum isolate klBraLanc5 chromosome 17, klBraLanc5.hap2, whole genome shotgun sequence contains the following coding sequences:
- the LOC136422539 gene encoding uncharacterized protein — MAGKCLVACFWIVAVHFLCSARSQEFSVSVQENVAVGETIFSLSRLRGTRAGQKAELPCAKMEGDPYGRFNVTKNCTIVVATPLDWSVQPAYLLTIRSGAHKTSVKVELSDVEGYPPVYNKTCETPVNTYGKTGDFLYSITASGEGVTTTGDIYSVKRTLANVSDFKRPANWTPDPWMVHTDSDCNIRIASNSDNIDDLTFFRDLWDNGIRQITCTGDYEANNIVINVFDIKYGEKSRLFRFRNYVPESVVQSGNHFLVLFSWSFPTTEAKSYNCDIPPFRNPVTIRSSHVQLLMTNIEYLDMRIKPVGCPVGKYGLLCDKTCICKNGARCHGFNGACKCPPGWKGVACDIPKQDVSITTTPSDPRHIYISGSVKFHCKAHHVDVEHMSFKLPNATEKLSFNANEINFEVQNIQPTNNGPYTCQVRDTRGNTLNTTFVLNLTNCVPDRKGVWCDVVCDCLQGASCDRWAGHCVCPPGWTGTRCQTKCPHGTYGKDCARNCSCQNGATCGPVDDKCDCTDGWYGKDCSKPCMNGRFGWRCHKVCGCKNNATCNNVDGSCACVTPWTGQKCDQWQTRTDEPLLESLLPLGSLVLLVAIVMAILYKTGIMACSVPDTGEEDKILFELRRMEQDLAQSLQPGWLRRWEKKIHHLTPGPLIGEGMFGLVRKAQLRTPEGELAVAAKTVRVEDSQSYRDFYREAAILVAVHQQRDGDCRESNIVRLVGLITKSAEKYILLEYAPNGDLLGFLRRRIEDINEKALLGNLLGYAVHIARALQELDRLRIAHRDVAARNVLITADDVAKLADFGLARDVYATTQYVRCNRPGADELLPLKWMALESIENGEYTCQSDVWSFGVLLWEIATLGKDPCYDDGRMQLSFLQMVGILRQGKRMERPPGCPEDLYRLMRSCWRDVPDTRPTPEGIEERLVQLRRALLPHDVIEMETAVWISKPVPSPLGSIFYTKDTSEGKTMAGKCLVVGCWVVAVHFLCSARAQEFSVSVPENVAVGETIFSPSRLPGTRAGQKAELPCSKTEGDPYGRFNVTKNCTIVVANPLDWSVQPAYLLTIRSGVHNTSVKVELSDVEGYPPVYNDTCETPIKPKGETEDLLFRLQFSAEAVAESGEILRASVAYNTPDSWQAKPPDEWVLQTTNSDCNVLIALYNTDPDVQTPLQRMWDNSRSQLNCTSDSKLPHIVIDLYHLKREESKQRLESLKRYIPESVVNNRDLNIIITWSWSFLTTKTASYSCDDLQSIDILTTIGGNKLSVNFEYLDIQITPVGCPVGKYGFRCHKTCICKNGARCHGFNGACKCLPGWKGVACDIPKQDASITTTPSDPRDIYISANVTFHCKAHHVDVGYMSIILPNVTKKVSFGVNEIEFVVPNIQPTENGPYTCQVRDTRGNAPNTTFVLNVTNCAPDRKGAQCDEVCDCLQGASCDRWAGCVCPPGWTGTRCQTKCPHGTYGKNCARNCSCQNGDTCGPSDGDCNCTDGWYGKDCSKPCPNGRFGWRCQEVCGCKNNATCDNVDGSCACVTPWTGRHCGQLQTSTASTDEPLLESLVSLGSLVLLVAIVMAILCKTGILACSVPDTSEEDKILFELRRMEQDLAQSLQPGWLGRWEKKIRHLTPGPLIGEGMFGLVRKAQLRTPEGELAVAAKTVRVEDSQSYRDFYREAAILVAVHQQRDGDCRESNIVRLIGLITKSTEKYILLEYAPNGDLLGFLRRRIGDINEKALLGNLLGYAVHIARALQELERLRIAHRDVAARNVLITADDVAKLADFGLARDVYATTQYVRCNRPGADELLPLKWMALESIENGEYTCQSDVWSFGVLLWEIASQGKDPCYDVGRIQLDFLQMVGILKQGKRMERPPGCPEDLYGLMRSCWRDVPDTRPTPEGIEARLVQLRRALLPHDVIEMETVV; from the exons ATGGCAGGAAAATGTCTTGTTGCGTGTTTCTGGATCGTCGctgtccattttctttgttcTGCTCGGTCGCAGGAGTTCAGCGTTTCCGTACAGGAAAACGTCGCTGTTGGGGAGACCATTTTCAGCCTGTCGCGCCTACGAGGGACTCGGGCTGGACAAAAAGCGGAACTTCCGTGTGCCAAAATGGAGGGGGATCCGTACGGCCGCTTTAATGTGACGAAGAACTGCACTATTGTGGTCGCCACCCCTCTGGACTGGTCAGTACAGCCGGCATATCTGCTCACAATCCGCAGCGGAGCTCACAAAACGAGTGTTAAGGTAGAGTTGAGTGACGTTGAGGGCTATCCTCCTGTGTATAACAAGACGTGTGAAACTCCGGTCAACACTTACGGTAAGACGGGTGATTTCCTATATAGCATAACTGCTTCGGGGGAAGGTGTGACGACAACTGGAGACATTTATTCCGTCAAAAGAACATTAGCTAACGTGTCTGACTTTAAGCGACCTGCTAACTGGACACCCGATCCTTGGATGGTTCACACTGATAGCGATTGCAACATTCGCATAGCTTCCAACTCTGATAATATTGATGATTTAACATTTTTCCGAGATTTATGGGACAACGGCATTCGACAAATCACATGTACTGGGGATTATGAAGCCAACAATATAGTTATAAACGTGTTTGATATTAAATATGGCGAAAAGTCTAGATTATTCCGCTTCAGAAATTATGTTCCTGAATCCGTCGTGCAATCAGGAAATCACTTTCTCGTTTTGTTTTCCTGGTCATTTCCTACAACAGAAGCAAAGTCATATAACTGTGACATTCCACCATTCCGTAACCCAGTCACGATCAGAAGTTCGCACGTACAGTTGTTAATGACAAATATTGAATATCTGGACATGCGAATAAAACCAGTTGGCTGCCCAGTTGGAAAATACGGCTTGCTCTGCGACAAAACCTGTATCTGTAAGAACGGCGCCCGCTGCCACGGGTTTAACGGTGCCTGCAAATGTCCGCCCGGCTGGAAAGGTGTGGCCTGTGACATTCCCAAACAGGACGTCTCCATCACGACGACGCCTAGCGACCCGCGCCATATCTACATTTCCGGAAGTGTCAAGTTTCATTGCAAGGCACACCATGTCGACGTTGAACACATGTCGTTTAAACTTCCAAATGCAACAGAGAAACTCAGCTTTAATGCAAACGAGATTAACTTTGAGGTTCAAAACATACAACCTACCAACAACGGACCCTACACCTGCCAGGTCCGAGACACCCGGGGAAACACACTCAACACCACGTTTGTGCTCAATCTTACCAACTGTGTTCCAGACAGAAAAGGTGTCTGGTGTGATGTAGTGTGTGATTGCCTACAAGGTGCCAGCTGTGACCGCTGGGCTGGTCACTGTGTCTGTCCGCCGGGATGGACAGGAACCAGGTGTCAGACAAAATGTCCCCATGGCACGTACGGTAAAGACTGTGCAAGAAACTGTAGCTGTCAAAATGGTGCGACCTGTGGCCCTGTAGACGATAAGTGTGACTGCACGGACGGATGGTACGGAAAGGATTGTAGCAAACCGTGTATGAACGGTCGGTTCGGTTGGAGATGTCACAAGGTTTGTGGCTGTAAGAACAATGCTACTTGCAATAACGTGGACGGCAGCTGCGCATGTGTGACGCCATGGACGGGACAGAAATGTGACCAATGGCAGACTAGAACAGATGAACCGCTGCTCGAAAGCCTGCTCCCACTGGGCTCCTTAGTTTTACTTGTTGCCATAGTGATGGCAATACTCTACAAAACGGGCATTATGGCTTGCTCTGTGCCCGACACAGGCGAGGAGGACAAGATACTTTTCGAGCTGAGGAGAATGGAGCAGGATCTAGCGCAGAGCCTACAGCCGGGCTGGCTGAGACGCTGGGAGAAGAAGATCCACCATCTTACTCCCGGTCCTCTGATAGGAGAAGGGATGTTTGGGCTCGTCAGAAAGGCACAACTGCGCACACCTGAGGGAGAGCTCGCCGTGGCCGCCAAGACAGTTCGCGTCGAGGACTCACAGTCCTATCGAGACTTCTACAGAGAAGCAGCCATACTGGTAGCTGTGCACCAACAACGAGATGGCGACTGTCGTGAGTCCAACATTGTTCGACTTGTTGGGCTCATCACCAAGTCTGCGGAGAAGTACATTCTTCTGGAATATGCCCCAAACGGCGATCTCTTGGGTTTCCTACGCCGGCGAATAGAGGACATCAATGAGAAAGCCCTACTGGGAAACCTTCTTGGATATGCAGTCCATATAGCACGAGCTCTTCAAGAACTGGATCGCCTAAGAATCGCCCATCGTGACGTGGCCGCTCGCAACGTCCTCATCACTGCCGATGACGTGGCCAAGTTGGCTGATTTTGGACTGGCCAGAGATGTCTACGCCACCACTCAGTATGTCCGATGCAACCGTCCAGGCGCTGACGAACTCCTtccgctgaagtggatggcgctggagtccATCGAGAACGGCGAGTACACCTGTCAGAGTGACGTCTGGTCcttcggcgtgctgctgtgggagatcgccacGCTGGGAAAAGATCCGTGCTATGATGATGGCAGGATGCAGCTGAGCTTTCTTCAGATGGTCGGGATCCTGAGGCAAGGAAAACGGATGGAGAGGCCGCCGGGATGTCCAGAGGACCTGTACCGACTGATGAGGTCGTGTTGGCGCGACGTTCCAGATACCAGACCGACTCCAGAAGGGATAGAAGAGAGGCTGGTACAACTGAGACGTGCGCTGCTtccacatgacgtcattgaaaTGGAGACTGCGGT ATGGATATCCA AACCCGTGCCGTCGCCTCTGGGGTCTATTTTCTACACCAAAGATACAAGTGAAGGTAAAACAATGGCAGGAAAATGTCTTGTTGTAGGTTGCTGGGTCGTTGctgtccattttctttgttcTGCTCGGGCCCAGGAGTTCAGCGTTTCCGTACCAGAAAACGTCGCTGTTGGAGAGACCATTTTCAGCCCGTCGCGCCTACCAGGGACCCGGGCTGGACAAAAAGCGGAACTTCCGTGTTCTAAAACGGAGGGAGATCCGTACGGCCGCTTCAATGTGACAAAGAACTGCACTATTGTGGTCGCCAACCCCCTGGACTGGTCAGTACAGCCGGCATATCTGCTCACAATCCGCAGCGGAGTTCACAACACGAGTGTTAAGGTAGAGTTGAGTGACGTTGAGGGCTATCCTCCTGTGTATAACGACACGTGTGAAACTCCGATTAAGCCAAAAGGTGAGACGGAAGATTTGTTATTCCGATTACAATTTAGTGCAGAAGCAGTGGCAGAAAGTGGAGAAATCTTGCGGGCAAGTGTGGCATATAACACCCCGGACAGCTGGCAAGCGAAACCTCCTGACGAATGGGTGCTTCAAACAACCAACAGTGATTGTAACGTTCTTATAGCTTTGTACAACACTGACCCTGATGTTCAGACACCACTGCAACGGATGTGGGATAACAGCAGAAGTCAGTTAAACTGTACCTCTGATTCCAAACTACCCCACATTGTTATAGACCTCTATCATCTCAAGAGGGAAGAAAGCAAACAAAGACTCGAATCCTTAAAAAGATATATTCCAGAGTCAGTCGTTAATAACAGAGATCTCAACATCATCATAACGTGGTCCTGGTCATTTCTTACAACAAAAACGGCGTCATACTCTTGCGATGATCTACAATCCATTGACATTTTAACAACTATTGGAGGCAACAAACTTTCAGTAAATTTTGAATATTTGGACATACAAATAACACCAGTTGGCTGCCCAGTTGGAAAATATGGCTTTCGTTGTCACAAAACCTGTATCTGTAAGAACGGCGCCCGCTGCCACGGGTTTAACGGTGCCTGCAAATGTCTGCCCGGCTGGAAAGGTGTGGCCTGTGACATTCCCAAACAGGACGCCTCCATCACGACGACACCTAGTGACCCTCGCGATATCTACATTTCCGCAAATGTCACGTTTCATTGCAAGGCGCACCATGTCGATGTTGGATACATGTCAATTATACTTCCAAATGTGACGAAGAAAGTCAGCTTTGGTGTAAATGAGATTGAATTCGTGGTCCCGAACATACAACCAACCGAAAACGGACCCTACACCTGCCAGGTCCGAGACACCCGGGGAAACGCCCCCAACACCACGTTTGTGCTCAATGTTACCAACTGTGCTCCCGACAGAAAAGGTGCCCAGTGTGATGAAGTGTGTGATTGCCTACAAGGTGCCAGCTGTGACCGCTGGGCTGGTTGTGTCTGTCCGCCGGGATGGACAGGAACCAGGTGTCAGACAAAATGTCCCCATGGCACGTACGGTAAAAACTGTGCAAGGAACTGTAGCTGTCAAAATGGTGATACCTGTGGACCTAGCGACGGTGATTGTAACTGCACTGACGGATGGTACGGAAAGGATTGTAGCAAACCGTGTCCGAACGGTCGGTTCGGTTGGAGATGTCAGGAGGTTTGTGGCTGTAAGAACAATGCTACATGTGATAACGTGGACGGCAGCTGCGCATGCGTGACGCCATGGACGGGACGGCATTGTGGCCAATTGCAGACAAGCACAGCTAGTACAGATGAACCGCTGCTCGAAAGCCTGGTCTCACTGGGCTCCTTAGTCTTACTTGTTGCCATAGTGATGGCAATACTCTGCAAAACGGGCATTCTGGCTTGCTCCGTGCCCGACACAAGCGAGGAGGACAAGATACTTTTCGAGCTGAGGAGAATGGAGCAGGATCTAGCACAGAGCCTACAGCCGGGGTGGCTGGGACGCTGGGAGAAGAAGATCCGCCATCTTACTCCCGGTCCCCTGATAGGAGAAGGGATGTTTGGGCTAGTCAGAAAGGCACAACTGCGCACACCTGAGGGAGAACTGGCCGTGGCCGCCAAGACAGTTCGCGTCGAGGACTCACAGTCCTATCGAGACTTCTACAGAGAAGCAGCCATTTTGGTAGCTGTGCACCAACAACGAGATGGCGACTGTCGTGAGTCCAACATTGTGCGACTTATTGGGCTCATCACTAAATCGACGGAGAAGTACATTCTTCTGGAATATGCCCCAAACGGCGATCTCTTGGGTTTCCTTCGCCGGCGAATAGGGGACATCAATGAGAAAGCCCTACTGGGAAACCTTCTTGGATACGCAGTCCACATAGCACGAGCTCTTCAAGAACTAGAACGCTTGAGAATTGCCCATCGTGACGTGGCCGCTCGCAACGTCCTGATCACTGCCGATGACGTGGCCAAGTTGGCTGACTTTGGACTGGCCAGAGATGTCTACGCCACTACTCAGTATGTCCGATGCAACCGTCCAGGCGCTGACGAACTCCTtccgctgaagtggatggcgctggagtccATCGAGAACGGCGAGTACACCTGTCAGAGTGACGTCTGGTCcttcggcgtgctgctgtgggagatcgcctCGCAGGGAAAAGATCCGTGCTATGATGTTGGCAGGATTCAGCTAGACTTTCTTCAGATGGTCGGGATCCTGAAGCAAGGAAAACGGATGGAGAGGCCGCCGGGATGTCCAGAGGACCTGTACGGACTGATGAGGTCGTGTTGGCGCGACGTTCCAGACACCAGACCGACTCCAGAAGGGATTGAAGCGAGGCTTGTGCAACTGAGACGTGCACTGCTtccacatgacgtcattgaaaTGGAGACTGTGGTGTAG